Proteins encoded together in one Rhizobacter sp. J219 window:
- a CDS encoding long-chain fatty acid--CoA ligase, giving the protein MSDRHFAFWPEHAPRHLYVPETNLYFNVEVSAARFPKKPFFIFYDTPFTYAQFKQETETLAAYLEQVCGVKKGDRVLLYTQNSPQFMIGYYAILRANAVVVPVNPMNLTGELKHYVSDADAKVAITTQELYPRIKPLLQPGGDEHTLEHVIVGTYSDFLREKTTLAVPDFVAAPRVPIADTGVTLWVDAIARGLKPGPLTTGPDDLCVMPYTSGTTGHPKGCMHTHRTAMYNTVSGGVWGQTNQGTVSMAVLPLFHVTGMQGNMNAVIYGGSTVVLLPRWDRDAAAECIQRYRVTGLGLITAMVVDFVSNPKLDSYDLSSLRKIGGGGAAMPKAVADILENKLGLKYGEGYGMSETLAATHMNPPDRSKKQCLGIPAFDVDARVVDPTTFKELPPGETGEIIVSGPQVMTGYWKNPDATREAFVELDGKRFLRTGDLGQTDEEGYFFFVDRLKRMINASGFKVWPAEVEALLYQHPAIQEACIVAAKDAKRGETVKAFIVLKPSHKGQVSEDEIIKWGHDNMAAYKSPRIVEFVDALPKSGTGKVQWRELQERENAKAAA; this is encoded by the coding sequence ATGTCCGACCGTCATTTCGCTTTCTGGCCCGAGCACGCGCCTCGACACCTCTACGTCCCCGAGACCAATCTCTACTTCAACGTGGAGGTCTCGGCGGCGCGCTTCCCGAAGAAGCCCTTCTTCATCTTCTACGACACGCCCTTCACCTACGCGCAGTTCAAGCAGGAAACGGAAACACTCGCGGCCTATCTGGAGCAAGTGTGTGGCGTGAAGAAGGGCGACCGCGTGCTGCTCTACACGCAGAACAGCCCGCAATTCATGATCGGCTACTACGCCATCCTGCGGGCCAACGCGGTGGTGGTGCCGGTCAACCCGATGAACCTCACCGGCGAGTTGAAGCACTACGTGAGCGATGCCGACGCCAAGGTCGCCATCACCACGCAGGAGCTCTACCCGCGCATCAAGCCCCTGCTACAACCCGGAGGCGACGAACACACGCTGGAGCACGTGATCGTCGGCACCTACAGCGACTTCCTGCGCGAGAAGACCACCCTCGCGGTGCCCGACTTCGTGGCCGCGCCGCGTGTGCCCATCGCCGACACGGGCGTGACGCTGTGGGTCGACGCTATCGCCCGTGGCCTCAAGCCCGGCCCGCTGACCACCGGCCCCGACGACCTGTGCGTGATGCCCTACACCTCGGGAACCACCGGTCACCCCAAGGGCTGCATGCACACGCACCGCACCGCGATGTACAACACCGTGTCGGGCGGCGTGTGGGGCCAGACCAACCAGGGCACGGTGTCGATGGCGGTGCTGCCGCTCTTCCACGTGACCGGCATGCAGGGCAACATGAACGCGGTGATCTACGGTGGCTCGACCGTCGTGCTGCTGCCGCGCTGGGACCGCGATGCCGCGGCGGAGTGCATCCAGCGCTACCGCGTCACCGGCCTCGGCCTCATCACCGCGATGGTGGTCGACTTCGTCTCCAACCCCAAGCTCGACAGCTACGACCTCTCCAGCCTGCGCAAGATCGGCGGCGGCGGTGCCGCCATGCCCAAGGCGGTGGCCGACATCCTGGAAAACAAGCTCGGCCTCAAATACGGCGAGGGCTACGGCATGTCGGAAACGCTCGCCGCCACCCACATGAACCCGCCCGACCGCTCGAAGAAACAGTGCCTGGGCATCCCGGCCTTCGACGTCGACGCACGTGTGGTCGACCCCACCACCTTCAAGGAGCTGCCCCCGGGCGAGACCGGCGAGATCATCGTCAGCGGCCCGCAGGTGATGACGGGCTACTGGAAGAACCCCGACGCCACGCGCGAGGCTTTCGTCGAACTCGACGGCAAGCGTTTCCTGCGCACCGGCGACCTCGGGCAGACCGACGAGGAGGGCTACTTCTTCTTCGTCGACCGCCTCAAGCGCATGATCAACGCCAGTGGCTTCAAGGTCTGGCCGGCGGAAGTCGAGGCGCTGCTGTACCAGCACCCGGCGATTCAAGAGGCCTGCATCGTCGCGGCGAAAGACGCCAAGCGAGGCGAGACCGTCAAGGCCTTCATCGTGCTGAAGCCGAGCCACAAGGGCCAGGTCAGCGAAGACGAGATCATCAAGTGGGGCCACGACAACATGGCCGCCTACAAGAGCCCGCGCATCGTCGAGTTCGTCGACGCGCTGCCCAAGTCGGGCACGGGCAAGGTGCAGTGGCGCGAGCTGCAGGAGCGCGAGAACGCCAAGGCCGCGGCCTGA
- a CDS encoding acyl-CoA dehydrogenase family protein, with protein MNFAPTPKMLEWQARLMAFVTEHIVPAEPLFRKEMEASRAKGHQWNPTHEVMDGLKAKAKAAGLWNMFLPASQHGAGLTNLEYAPLCEIMGRYPLTSEAMNCSAPDTGNMELLERYGTPEHKEKWLKPLLAGEIRSGFAMTEPDVPSSDATQIQSRIVRDGDHYVINGRKWWTSGAPDPRCKVLIFMGKTGTVDDPSPHKQQSMIIVPMDTPGVKVERWLSVYGYDHAPHGHAEISFTNVRVPADHLLLGEGRGFEIAQGRLGPGRIHHCMRLIGGAERALELMCKRALVRKPFGKLLSDQGVWRERIAHSRILIDQARLLTLNAAYAMDTKGNKGARNEIAMIKVVAPQMACQVIDWAIQIHGGAGVSQDTPLAAAYTSARTIRFADGPDEVHLNAIGKSELAKYMAPKVKA; from the coding sequence ATGAACTTCGCCCCGACCCCGAAGATGCTCGAATGGCAGGCGCGACTGATGGCGTTCGTGACCGAACACATCGTGCCGGCCGAGCCGCTCTTCCGCAAGGAGATGGAGGCCAGCCGCGCCAAGGGCCACCAGTGGAACCCGACGCACGAGGTGATGGACGGCCTGAAGGCGAAGGCCAAGGCCGCCGGGCTGTGGAACATGTTCCTGCCCGCGTCGCAACACGGCGCTGGCCTCACCAACCTCGAATACGCGCCGCTGTGCGAGATCATGGGCCGCTACCCGCTCACGAGCGAAGCGATGAACTGCTCGGCGCCCGACACCGGCAACATGGAGCTGCTCGAACGCTACGGCACGCCCGAGCACAAGGAAAAGTGGCTGAAGCCGCTGCTGGCCGGCGAGATCCGCTCCGGCTTCGCGATGACCGAGCCCGACGTGCCGTCATCGGATGCCACGCAGATCCAGTCGCGCATCGTGCGCGACGGTGACCACTATGTGATCAACGGCCGCAAGTGGTGGACGTCCGGCGCGCCCGACCCGCGCTGCAAGGTGCTCATCTTCATGGGCAAGACCGGCACGGTCGACGACCCGAGCCCGCACAAGCAGCAGTCGATGATCATCGTGCCGATGGACACACCCGGCGTGAAGGTCGAGCGCTGGCTGTCGGTCTACGGCTACGACCACGCACCGCACGGCCACGCCGAGATCAGCTTCACCAACGTGCGCGTGCCGGCCGACCACCTGCTGCTCGGCGAAGGCCGTGGCTTCGAGATCGCGCAAGGCCGCCTCGGCCCGGGCCGCATCCACCACTGCATGCGCCTGATCGGCGGTGCCGAGCGCGCGCTCGAACTCATGTGCAAGCGTGCGCTGGTGCGCAAGCCCTTCGGCAAACTGCTGTCGGACCAGGGCGTGTGGCGCGAGCGCATTGCGCACTCGCGCATCCTCATCGACCAGGCGCGTCTGCTCACGCTCAACGCCGCCTATGCGATGGACACCAAGGGCAACAAGGGCGCACGCAACGAGATCGCGATGATCAAGGTCGTGGCACCGCAGATGGCCTGCCAGGTGATCGACTGGGCGATCCAGATCCATGGCGGCGCAGGTGTCTCGCAGGACACGCCGCTGGCCGCGGCCTACACCAGCGCGCGCACCATCCGCTTCGCCGACGGGCCCGATGAAGTGCACCTGAACGCCATCGGCAAGTCGGAACTTGCCAAGTACATGGCACCCAAAGTAAAAGCCTGA
- a CDS encoding SDR family oxidoreductase, whose translation MNTTQLFSLKGRTALITGGSRGIGRMIAEGFLSQGAKVYISARKADQCDATAKELSALGTCISLPADVSSLAGVQSLTAAFAKHEDHLDILVNNAGAAWGADFDEFPESGWDKVVNLNMKSPFFLTQALKPLLAKGATADKPSKVINVASIDGIAVNPLETYSYAASKAGLIHLTKRMATHLIQHHIVTTAIAPGAFASEMNRAARDHEEAVAARIPARRIGSDEDMAGAAIYLASRAGDYVLGHTLVVDGGVILGR comes from the coding sequence ATGAACACCACCCAACTCTTCTCGCTCAAAGGCCGCACCGCGCTCATCACCGGCGGCTCACGCGGCATCGGGCGCATGATCGCGGAAGGCTTCCTGTCGCAAGGCGCCAAGGTCTACATCTCGGCACGCAAGGCCGACCAATGCGACGCGACCGCCAAGGAGCTCTCGGCCCTCGGCACCTGCATCTCGTTGCCGGCCGATGTGTCGAGCCTCGCGGGCGTGCAAAGCCTGACGGCCGCATTCGCCAAGCACGAAGACCATCTCGACATCCTCGTCAACAACGCCGGTGCCGCCTGGGGTGCCGACTTCGACGAGTTCCCCGAGAGCGGCTGGGACAAGGTCGTCAACCTCAACATGAAGTCGCCCTTCTTCCTGACGCAGGCACTCAAGCCCCTGCTGGCAAAAGGCGCGACCGCCGACAAGCCCTCGAAGGTGATCAACGTCGCCTCGATCGACGGCATCGCCGTCAACCCGCTCGAAACCTATTCCTATGCAGCGAGCAAGGCCGGCCTGATCCACCTCACCAAGCGCATGGCCACGCACCTGATCCAGCACCACATCGTCACCACCGCGATTGCGCCGGGGGCGTTTGCATCCGAGATGAACCGCGCCGCGCGCGACCATGAAGAAGCCGTCGCCGCGCGCATCCCGGCACGCCGCATCGGCAGTGATGAAGACATGGCGGGCGCGGCGATCTACCTCGCCTCGCGGGCCGGTGACTATGTGCTCGGCCACACGCTGGTGGTCGACGGCGGCGTCATCCTCGGGCGCTAA
- a CDS encoding pyridoxamine 5'-phosphate oxidase family protein: MRHVGEAAVQRRLGVEARMGEVMGQVVRTWMPEQHRELFCKLPTLLVGSLDAQGRPWASILHGTPGFISAPDERHLHIATRPSLDDPWQAALGTPLGLLGLEPHTRRRNRMNGSVVALDRESFTVEVDQSFGNCPKYIQARMPFAVDRGAPAAPRAEGSALSEDALQLVRYADTLFIASASRTPRAHGGAEGVDVSHRGGPPGFVHIETIEGHTVLTIPDYVGNRFFNTLGNLAVNPRAGLLFIDYHAGHLLQLTGLAQTLWEGELRAIRITVQQGWWRARALPLRWSAAEPAPQFSDPG; the protein is encoded by the coding sequence ATGAGACACGTGGGCGAAGCCGCCGTGCAACGCCGCCTCGGCGTCGAGGCGCGCATGGGCGAGGTGATGGGCCAAGTGGTGCGCACCTGGATGCCCGAGCAGCACCGGGAACTCTTCTGCAAGCTGCCGACGCTGCTGGTGGGGAGCCTCGATGCGCAAGGCCGGCCGTGGGCGTCGATCCTGCACGGCACGCCGGGCTTCATCAGCGCACCGGACGAGCGGCACCTGCACATTGCGACGCGGCCTTCTCTCGACGACCCGTGGCAAGCTGCACTCGGCACACCGCTCGGTCTGCTCGGCCTGGAGCCGCACACACGCCGCCGCAACCGCATGAACGGCAGCGTGGTCGCACTCGATCGCGAGAGCTTCACCGTCGAGGTCGACCAGAGCTTCGGCAACTGCCCCAAGTACATCCAGGCGCGCATGCCCTTCGCGGTCGACCGCGGGGCGCCCGCTGCGCCGCGCGCCGAAGGCAGCGCGCTTAGCGAAGACGCGCTGCAGCTCGTGCGCTACGCCGACACGCTCTTCATCGCCTCGGCTTCGCGCACACCGCGTGCCCACGGCGGGGCCGAAGGTGTGGATGTCTCGCACCGCGGCGGCCCGCCCGGCTTCGTCCACATCGAGACGATCGAGGGCCACACCGTGCTGACGATCCCCGACTACGTCGGCAACCGCTTCTTCAACACGCTCGGCAATCTCGCGGTGAATCCGCGCGCCGGGCTGCTCTTCATCGACTACCACGCCGGACACCTGCTGCAACTCACCGGCCTTGCACAAACGCTGTGGGAAGGCGAGCTGCGCGCCATCCGCATCACCGTGCAGCAGGGCTGGTGGCGCGCCCGGGCGCTGCCGCTGCGCTGGTCGGCTGCCGAACCTGCACCGCAATTCAGCGACCCGGGTTGA
- a CDS encoding glutathione S-transferase family protein, whose product MTPIRLYQHPLSGHAHRVKLLLSMLDLPFEEKLIDVSKGEQRHPDFLALNPFGQVPVIQDGDITLADSNAILTYLALRYDDSGRWLPRDPVGSARVQRWLSQAAGALVNGPGNARIAVLFGRPQDERCGQIAAQLFQRMDEHLKDAPFLAADHPTIADLALYSYTSHAPEGGVSLDPYPQLRAWLARIEALPGYVSMPRQKARA is encoded by the coding sequence ATGACACCGATCCGCCTCTACCAACACCCGCTCTCGGGCCACGCCCACCGCGTGAAGCTCTTGCTTTCGATGCTCGATCTGCCGTTCGAAGAAAAGCTGATCGACGTCAGCAAGGGCGAGCAGCGCCACCCCGACTTCCTCGCGCTCAACCCCTTCGGCCAGGTGCCGGTGATCCAGGACGGCGACATCACGCTCGCCGACAGCAACGCCATCCTCACCTACCTCGCGCTGCGCTACGACGACAGCGGCCGCTGGCTGCCACGCGACCCCGTCGGCTCGGCGCGCGTGCAGCGCTGGCTGTCGCAGGCCGCAGGCGCCCTCGTCAACGGGCCAGGCAACGCGCGTATCGCAGTGCTCTTCGGCCGCCCGCAGGACGAGCGCTGCGGCCAGATCGCCGCGCAGCTCTTCCAGCGCATGGACGAGCACCTGAAGGACGCACCCTTCCTCGCCGCCGACCACCCGACCATTGCCGACCTCGCGCTCTACAGCTACACCTCGCATGCGCCCGAAGGCGGCGTGTCGCTCGACCCGTATCCGCAACTGCGGGCCTGGCTGGCGCGCATCGAAGCGCTGCCGGGCTATGTGTCGATGCCGCGCCAGAAGGCACGGGCCTGA
- a CDS encoding LysR family transcriptional regulator, with protein sequence MDKLEGMRIFVAVADAKGFAPAARQLGVSAPAVTRAVAALEARIGTQLLRRSTRQVTLTEAGARFHADCKRILSEIDEAESSASGAHVVPQGLLSITAPVIFGRLHVAPVLQDFLGLHPQVSARSFYTDQIVHLLDEGMDVALRIAHLPDSGLVAVRVGEVRRVVVASPQYLAEHGVPRTPADFSQHRGIGFSQHGSVSAPWVFYPPGAGARSEGVVAHPRLRHVTNAGDASIAGALASQGLVRALSYQVAEPVLAGRLHIVMADHEPPPIPVQLVYAEGRRAAAKVRAFVDYAAERLRAEPVLNGSLQWPALP encoded by the coding sequence ATGGACAAGCTCGAAGGCATGCGCATCTTTGTCGCCGTGGCCGACGCAAAAGGCTTTGCGCCGGCTGCGCGCCAGCTCGGCGTGTCGGCGCCCGCGGTGACACGCGCGGTGGCGGCGCTCGAAGCGCGCATCGGCACGCAGCTCCTGCGCCGCAGCACGCGGCAGGTGACGCTCACCGAGGCGGGAGCGCGCTTCCATGCCGACTGCAAACGCATCCTGTCCGAGATCGACGAGGCGGAGTCGTCCGCCAGCGGGGCCCATGTGGTGCCGCAGGGCCTGCTCTCGATCACGGCGCCGGTGATCTTCGGCCGCCTGCACGTGGCGCCGGTGCTGCAAGACTTCCTCGGGCTGCATCCGCAGGTCAGCGCGCGCAGCTTCTACACCGACCAGATCGTGCACCTGCTCGACGAGGGAATGGACGTGGCGCTGCGCATCGCCCACCTGCCCGACTCAGGCCTGGTGGCGGTGCGTGTGGGCGAGGTGCGGCGTGTGGTGGTGGCGTCGCCGCAGTACCTGGCCGAGCATGGCGTGCCGCGCACGCCGGCCGACTTCTCGCAACACCGCGGCATCGGCTTCTCGCAACATGGGTCGGTGAGTGCGCCCTGGGTTTTCTACCCGCCGGGCGCGGGGGCTCGCAGCGAGGGTGTGGTCGCGCACCCTCGCCTGCGCCACGTGACGAACGCGGGCGATGCCTCCATCGCCGGCGCGCTCGCGAGCCAGGGCCTGGTGCGCGCGCTGTCGTACCAGGTGGCCGAGCCGGTCCTGGCGGGACGCCTGCACATCGTGATGGCCGACCACGAGCCACCCCCGATCCCCGTGCAGCTGGTCTATGCCGAAGGCCGCCGCGCGGCGGCGAAGGTGCGGGCTTTCGTCGACTACGCGGCCGAGCGGCTGCGTGCCGAGCCGGTGCTCAACGGCTCGCTGCAGTGGCCGGCGCTGCCGTGA
- a CDS encoding GMC family oxidoreductase encodes MPIPQVIPIPSRKPIDPWVVGKRAGWKVIDASTLTADRTVTFDVAIIGTGAGGGLTAEMLAASGLKVVLIEEGPLKSSSDFNMKESEAYPAMYQENLARRTIDGGVGILQGRTVGGGTTVNWATSFRTAPQVLEHWQRVYGLTEYTKAKMDPWFAAVERRLGIKPWTGAINANNGILSTGLSRLGLSWGIISPNVKGCAALGYCGLGCPINAKQSMLVTSLPVAMSLGATLYTRLRAQNYTFNTAKTAITGIVCDALDPSGLRPSGRKVTIKARHYVQATSAINGPALLMRSGAPDPHGTLGKRTFLHPSASVGGFYNNDIAAHAGLPQSIYSDAYLDDKPLTGTPGWKLEVAPLHPVLVAGGPTYFGEQHATLMKNFNKYGVTISFVRDGFMSESVGGSVVLRADGSPGLDYPLSATVLESIRQSIKSQGAVHFAAGAQRVFIGHIDAATAGYTDNASFQAAVDALPMVSGRVRLNSAHQMGGCGMSADPTKGVVNGNGRHHQITNLSVHDASVFPTSLGLNPQETIWGITARNTAKLALDIYGIRNCTVAAPAD; translated from the coding sequence ATGCCCATTCCTCAAGTCATTCCCATCCCCTCCAGAAAACCCATCGACCCCTGGGTCGTCGGCAAGCGGGCCGGCTGGAAGGTCATCGACGCCTCCACCCTGACGGCTGACCGCACGGTGACCTTCGACGTCGCCATCATCGGCACCGGCGCAGGCGGCGGCCTCACCGCCGAAATGCTCGCTGCCAGCGGCCTCAAGGTCGTGCTGATCGAAGAAGGCCCGCTGAAGTCGTCGAGCGACTTCAACATGAAGGAGTCCGAGGCCTACCCAGCGATGTACCAGGAGAACCTGGCCCGTCGCACCATCGACGGCGGCGTCGGCATCCTGCAAGGCCGCACCGTCGGCGGCGGCACGACCGTCAACTGGGCGACCAGCTTCCGCACGGCACCGCAGGTGCTCGAGCACTGGCAGCGCGTCTATGGCCTGACCGAGTACACCAAGGCCAAGATGGACCCGTGGTTCGCGGCCGTCGAACGGCGCCTGGGCATCAAGCCCTGGACCGGCGCGATCAACGCCAACAACGGCATCCTCTCCACCGGCCTGTCGCGGCTGGGCCTGTCGTGGGGCATCATTTCGCCCAACGTGAAGGGCTGCGCGGCGCTCGGCTATTGCGGCCTGGGTTGCCCGATCAACGCCAAGCAGTCGATGCTGGTGACGTCCCTGCCCGTCGCGATGTCGCTCGGGGCCACGCTCTACACCCGGCTGCGGGCGCAGAACTACACCTTCAACACCGCGAAGACGGCCATCACCGGGATCGTCTGCGACGCACTCGACCCGTCGGGCCTGCGTCCCAGCGGCCGCAAGGTCACGATCAAGGCCCGTCATTACGTGCAGGCCACGAGCGCGATCAACGGCCCCGCGCTGTTGATGCGTTCGGGCGCGCCCGATCCGCACGGCACGCTGGGCAAGCGCACCTTCCTGCACCCGAGCGCGTCGGTCGGTGGTTTCTACAACAACGACATCGCCGCGCACGCTGGCCTGCCGCAGTCGATCTACTCCGACGCCTACCTCGACGACAAGCCGCTCACCGGCACGCCGGGCTGGAAGCTCGAAGTGGCGCCGCTGCACCCGGTGCTGGTGGCCGGTGGCCCGACCTACTTCGGCGAGCAGCACGCCACGCTGATGAAGAACTTCAACAAGTACGGCGTCACGATCTCCTTCGTGCGCGACGGCTTCATGTCGGAGAGCGTCGGCGGTAGCGTGGTCCTGCGTGCCGACGGCTCGCCGGGCCTGGACTACCCGCTCAGCGCCACCGTGCTCGAGTCGATCCGCCAGTCGATCAAGTCGCAAGGTGCGGTGCACTTCGCGGCCGGCGCGCAACGGGTCTTCATCGGCCACATCGACGCTGCCACGGCGGGCTACACCGACAACGCCTCGTTCCAGGCCGCGGTGGATGCCCTGCCGATGGTGAGCGGCCGCGTGCGCCTGAACTCCGCGCACCAGATGGGCGGCTGCGGCATGTCGGCCGACCCGACCAAGGGCGTGGTCAACGGCAACGGCCGCCACCACCAGATCACCAACCTGTCGGTGCACGACGCGTCGGTCTTCCCGACCAGCCTGGGTCTCAACCCGCAAGAGACCATCTGGGGCATCACCGCGCGCAACACCGCCAAGCTGGCGCTCGACATCTACGGCATCCGCAACTGCACGGTGGCGGCGCCTGCGGACTGA
- a CDS encoding GGDEF domain-containing protein: MLLNVIAGCYSSLGESEQAFAYMYQALHEAKPTRSNGFEVVLYCNLAHELIQLGDFHQALAYVEQGIARSHQLRNPRLLSVLLINRIICLMGLDRASEALPDVKQLLDLPADETGRGPTNAHFETMGLAALRAGDHALGRDLVARARVNCPEVEVPDEALTLVVAEAEVLRADAKLAEAAQHLQRAESMLHEADAGLSLRVRCLYHAALADACQQLGEPERALTALREWQRCHVARGHQASRARYQAASLQTELRRLQQHLDETEARRRATEKARAELEAINQQLSQKIDEVEALKSRLEQQATRDFLTGLFNRRHLNDVMPQMLAFAQREGQPLAVAIIDLDHFKAVNDRHGHVAGDTLLAAFGALLNENTRQSDVAFRFGGEEFCLLMPGSSTELAQRKVLKLLQAWRRRAFHFETGSLAANTFSAGVADSSSEAESVERLLKVADDRLLEAKRNGRNQVQSQPTPDAAPHRNVSVG, from the coding sequence ATGCTGCTCAACGTGATCGCCGGCTGCTACTCGTCGCTCGGCGAATCGGAGCAGGCCTTCGCCTACATGTACCAGGCGCTGCACGAGGCCAAGCCCACGCGCAGCAACGGCTTCGAGGTGGTGCTGTATTGCAACCTCGCGCACGAGCTGATCCAGCTCGGCGACTTCCACCAGGCGCTCGCCTACGTCGAGCAAGGCATCGCCCGCAGCCACCAGCTGCGCAACCCGCGCCTGCTGAGCGTGCTGCTGATCAACCGCATCATCTGCCTCATGGGCCTGGACCGGGCCTCCGAAGCGCTGCCCGACGTGAAGCAGTTGCTCGACCTGCCCGCCGACGAGACCGGCCGCGGCCCGACCAACGCCCACTTCGAAACCATGGGGCTCGCCGCGCTGCGCGCCGGCGACCATGCGCTCGGCCGCGATCTCGTGGCCCGCGCCCGCGTCAACTGCCCCGAGGTCGAGGTGCCCGACGAAGCGCTCACGCTGGTCGTGGCCGAAGCGGAGGTGCTGCGCGCGGACGCGAAGCTCGCCGAAGCCGCTCAGCACCTGCAACGTGCAGAGTCCATGCTGCACGAGGCCGACGCCGGCCTGAGCCTCAGGGTGCGCTGCCTCTACCACGCGGCCCTGGCCGACGCCTGTCAGCAGCTCGGCGAACCCGAGCGCGCGCTGACCGCCCTGCGCGAGTGGCAGCGTTGCCACGTGGCGCGCGGCCACCAGGCCTCGCGGGCGCGCTACCAGGCGGCGTCGCTGCAGACCGAACTGCGCCGCCTGCAGCAGCACCTCGACGAGACCGAAGCGCGCCGCCGTGCCACCGAAAAGGCCCGCGCCGAACTGGAAGCGATCAACCAGCAGCTCTCGCAAAAGATCGACGAAGTGGAAGCTCTCAAATCGCGCCTGGAGCAGCAGGCCACGCGCGACTTCCTCACCGGCCTCTTCAACCGCCGCCACCTCAACGACGTGATGCCGCAGATGCTCGCCTTCGCGCAACGCGAGGGCCAGCCGCTGGCGGTGGCGATCATCGACCTCGACCACTTCAAGGCCGTCAACGACCGCCACGGCCACGTGGCCGGCGACACCCTGCTGGCGGCCTTCGGTGCGCTGCTCAACGAGAACACCCGCCAGAGCGACGTCGCCTTCCGCTTCGGCGGTGAGGAGTTCTGCCTGCTGATGCCCGGCAGCTCCACCGAGCTGGCGCAGCGCAAGGTGCTCAAGCTGCTGCAGGCCTGGCGGCGGCGCGCCTTCCACTTCGAGACCGGGTCGCTCGCCGCCAACACCTTTTCGGCCGGCGTGGCCGATTCCTCCAGCGAAGCCGAATCGGTGGAGCGCCTGCTCAAGGTGGCCGACGACCGCCTGCTCGAGGCCAAGCGCAACGGGCGAAACCAGGTGCAGAGCCAGCCCACGCCGGATGCCGCGCCGCACCGAAACGTGAGCGTCGGCTAA
- a CDS encoding ABC transporter substrate-binding protein → MPAFHRRRFVSTTLAASAALATPAWLRAQPTLKIGLTLPLSGAPAVRNAIQAGATADVGLDFLAGFQQAVAAERRGQPIELIELDDAYKPEQAAANVEALARQDVVAISGLWSTAHAQAALPVAARLRLPVIGMRSSAAELRRGDNPWAFHLKASDADELSAVLKTFSSMSLPRLGVLYVDEPGNRELLKHMQASGASVTRALAVDPTSADRLAAAAREIVATPGTQSVLLLLPTEAVVDTMMELRGRGNTYMSPVCTLSQVISRPFAESRERALNGLGVASPFNNPALSRTEVAVRFRDAMIDRDLDALTRSFSAFEGFVYGSVITRTLVEMKAKAAPTRQALAAALRGKQMNLGGLPIRFDERQVGHQSVHLLYKYSAEGALKA, encoded by the coding sequence ATGCCCGCGTTCCATCGACGCCGCTTCGTCAGCACCACCCTGGCGGCGAGCGCCGCACTCGCCACACCGGCCTGGCTGCGCGCGCAGCCCACACTCAAGATCGGCCTCACGCTGCCGCTGAGCGGGGCGCCCGCGGTGCGCAACGCCATCCAGGCCGGCGCGACCGCCGACGTGGGGCTCGACTTCCTCGCCGGCTTCCAGCAAGCGGTGGCAGCCGAGCGGCGCGGGCAGCCGATCGAGTTGATCGAACTCGATGACGCCTACAAGCCCGAGCAGGCGGCCGCCAACGTGGAAGCGCTGGCCCGCCAAGATGTGGTCGCCATCAGTGGCCTCTGGTCCACCGCCCACGCACAAGCCGCCCTGCCGGTGGCGGCGCGCCTGCGCCTGCCGGTGATCGGCATGCGCTCGAGCGCCGCCGAGCTGCGGCGTGGCGACAACCCCTGGGCCTTCCACCTCAAGGCGAGCGACGCCGACGAGCTGAGCGCCGTGCTCAAGACCTTCAGCAGCATGAGCCTGCCGCGCCTGGGCGTGCTCTATGTCGACGAGCCCGGCAATCGGGAGCTGCTCAAACACATGCAGGCCTCGGGCGCGAGCGTCACGCGCGCCCTGGCAGTCGACCCGACCAGCGCTGACAGGCTTGCGGCGGCAGCACGTGAAATCGTTGCCACGCCGGGTACCCAGAGCGTGCTGCTGCTCCTGCCCACCGAAGCGGTGGTCGACACCATGATGGAGCTGCGCGGCCGCGGCAACACCTACATGTCACCGGTATGCACGCTCTCGCAGGTGATCAGCCGGCCCTTCGCCGAGAGCCGCGAACGCGCACTCAACGGCCTGGGGGTGGCCAGCCCGTTCAACAACCCGGCGCTGTCGCGCACCGAGGTCGCCGTGCGCTTCCGCGACGCGATGATCGACCGCGACCTCGACGCCCTCACCCGCTCGTTCAGCGCCTTCGAAGGCTTCGTCTACGGCAGTGTCATCACCCGCACGCTGGTGGAGATGAAGGCGAAGGCGGCGCCCACGCGCCAGGCCCTCGCTGCGGCCCTGCGCGGCAAGCAGATGAACCTCGGCGGCCTGCCCATCCGCTTCGATGAACGCCAGGTCGGCCACCAGTCGGTGCACCTGCTCTACAAATATTCGGCCGAAGGCGCGCTCAAGGCCTGA